The Erythrobacter sp. F6033 genome window below encodes:
- the nhaA gene encoding Na+/H+ antiporter NhaA: MIDRVGAALKDFLKKESAGGIVLIIAAALALVIANSPLAAGYFGTLEGKLNFSYGAFEINKPLLLWINDGLMAIFFFLIGLEVKREVLEGQLSSWNKASLPLIAAVGGMAIPALIFLAFNWNSPETINGWAIPAATDIAFALGILSLLGPRVPVALKALLLAVAVIDDIGAITIIAIFYSGELKLDMLLGAGITFAVLAAVGRAKFGSRIPYVLLTVLMWVFVLKSGVHATLAGVAAAFCVPMVSRRGERLLEKMEHGLHSWVAFIIIPIFGFANAGVSLVGISPADLLAPLPLGIALGLLIGKQIGIFGFAWVGVKMGFATLPENVGWRQIHALSLLAAIGFTMSLFIGNLAFTDPALVDAVKLGVLSGSLVAALAGFFMLKATLPEPALGDTAKA; this comes from the coding sequence ATGATTGATCGGGTGGGCGCCGCGCTTAAGGACTTTCTCAAAAAGGAGAGCGCTGGGGGCATTGTTCTTATCATTGCCGCTGCTTTGGCATTGGTGATTGCCAACAGCCCTCTTGCGGCCGGTTACTTCGGCACGCTCGAAGGAAAGCTAAACTTCTCTTACGGAGCGTTTGAGATCAACAAGCCGCTGCTGCTGTGGATCAATGATGGTCTTATGGCGATCTTCTTTTTCCTCATCGGCCTCGAAGTGAAACGCGAAGTTCTCGAGGGACAATTGTCGAGCTGGAACAAAGCGTCGCTGCCTTTGATCGCAGCGGTCGGCGGGATGGCAATCCCGGCGCTTATCTTCCTCGCCTTCAACTGGAATTCGCCGGAGACTATCAATGGCTGGGCTATTCCTGCCGCAACCGACATTGCCTTTGCCCTTGGCATTCTGTCACTGCTCGGTCCGCGTGTCCCCGTTGCTCTAAAAGCGTTGTTGCTCGCGGTTGCAGTGATTGACGACATTGGCGCCATTACCATTATCGCGATTTTCTACTCCGGCGAATTGAAGCTCGATATGTTGCTGGGAGCAGGCATTACGTTTGCTGTGCTCGCTGCGGTTGGCCGAGCGAAATTCGGCTCTCGCATCCCTTACGTTCTACTCACCGTTCTGATGTGGGTCTTCGTGCTCAAATCGGGTGTCCACGCAACGCTCGCCGGTGTGGCCGCCGCATTCTGTGTACCGATGGTGTCGCGCCGCGGCGAACGCCTGCTGGAAAAGATGGAACACGGACTGCACAGCTGGGTCGCCTTTATCATCATTCCGATCTTCGGTTTTGCCAATGCGGGCGTTTCGCTTGTCGGCATTTCGCCTGCCGACTTGCTCGCTCCGCTGCCGCTTGGCATCGCGCTGGGTCTGCTTATCGGTAAGCAGATCGGTATCTTCGGTTTTGCTTGGGTCGGCGTGAAGATGGGCTTTGCCACGCTGCCTGAAAATGTCGGGTGGAGGCAGATCCATGCGCTGTCGTTGCTGGCGGCGATCGGCTTCACCATGAGCCTGTTCATCGGCAACCTCGCCTTCACCGATCCGGCGCTGGTCGATGCGGTCAAACTGGGCGTCCTGTCAGGTTCGCTAGTTGCCGCACTCGCAGGGTTCTTCATGCTCAAGGCCACCTTGCCCGAGCCGGCTTTGGGCGATACCGCGAAAGCATGA
- a CDS encoding flavin reductase family protein, with translation MADAAQQAEFRKLMSLFATGVCVIAFDRANGDSDGSDIGGLSAMTINSLVSVSLDPLLLCWSLQNSASQYDEYLNAERFTFSILADGQQALARRYAARGDSALSASDFDKTATGMPVLKGALAAFECRRWNSYPAGDHTMILGEVLAMSRQEGTVPALGFFEGRFCAVKS, from the coding sequence ATGGCAGACGCGGCCCAGCAGGCCGAGTTTCGCAAGCTGATGAGCTTGTTCGCCACAGGTGTGTGCGTGATCGCTTTCGACCGCGCAAATGGCGACAGCGACGGAAGTGATATTGGCGGGTTGTCTGCAATGACGATCAATTCGCTGGTTTCGGTTTCGCTAGACCCTCTGCTGCTTTGCTGGAGCCTCCAAAATTCTGCGAGCCAGTATGATGAGTACCTGAACGCCGAGAGATTTACGTTCAGCATTCTTGCCGATGGGCAACAGGCTCTCGCACGTCGTTATGCGGCGCGGGGCGACAGCGCTCTTAGTGCTTCCGATTTCGACAAGACAGCGACAGGCATGCCTGTTTTAAAAGGGGCGCTCGCCGCATTTGAATGCCGCCGATGGAACAGCTATCCTGCAGGCGATCATACGATGATTTTGGGGGAGGTTCTGGCTATGTCGCGGCAAGAGGGCACTGTTCCTGCACTTGGCTTCTTTGAAGGGCGCTTTTGCGCGGTGAAGTCATGA